In Bacteroidales bacterium, one genomic interval encodes:
- the recR gene encoding recombination protein RecR → MAQYQYPSGIFEQAVREFSKLPGIGTKTALRLVLHLLKQPKEELKNLGQTLIDLGEKIHYCASCNNISEEEICPICSDPGRDHSTVCLVENVRDVLAIENTRQYHGIYHVLGCIISPMEGIGPSDMQLSSLENKLQQGKIKEIILALPATVEGDTTGFYLYRRFQEFHVTMTTLARGIPAGGDLEYTDEVTLARSIINRTPFQAGNQ, encoded by the coding sequence ATGGCACAATACCAGTATCCTTCCGGCATTTTCGAGCAGGCAGTCAGGGAATTTTCAAAACTTCCCGGAATCGGGACCAAAACTGCCCTCAGGCTTGTACTGCATTTGCTGAAACAACCTAAAGAAGAACTGAAAAATCTTGGCCAGACGCTGATTGACCTGGGCGAAAAAATTCATTACTGCGCATCCTGTAACAACATTTCTGAAGAAGAAATATGCCCGATCTGCTCTGATCCCGGCCGGGATCATTCCACAGTCTGCCTGGTTGAAAATGTACGGGATGTGCTGGCCATAGAAAACACCCGGCAATACCATGGAATCTATCACGTATTGGGCTGTATTATCTCTCCCATGGAAGGGATTGGACCTTCCGACATGCAGCTGAGCTCTCTTGAAAACAAGCTTCAGCAGGGGAAAATAAAAGAAATCATCCTGGCGCTTCCGGCGACTGTGGAAGGCGATACAACCGGATTTTATCTGTACCGTCGTTTTCAGGAATTCCATGTAACCATGACCACCCTAGCCCGAGGAATTCCGGCAGGAGGAGATCTTGAATATACGGATGAAGTCACCCTGGCCCGCTCTATTATCAACCGGACGCCCTTTCAGGCAGGAAACCAGTAA
- a CDS encoding M23 family metallopeptidase, which yields MARIKYRFNPESLSYDRISFTIKTRIIQFFTYFMASVAIAIIYYVLFSSFFNSPKERKLLRENEQLKVRLELFNKKLDNLNAVLEDLQQRDDNIYRTIFEAKPIPRSVREAGIGGTDRYADMEGYSFSDLLIATAKKLDKITKKVYIQSKSYDEIIKLAMRKEEMLKALPAIQPISNKDLTRTASGWGWRIHPVYKIKKFHYGMDFTAPVGTEIYATGDGVVKELEASYRGYGWKIVIDHGFGYETWYAHCSGFNVKVGQHVKRGDVIGYVGNTGLSTAPHLHYEVHINGEPVNPINYYFNDLSAEEYDKLIEISTNSNRTFD from the coding sequence ATGGCACGAATCAAATACCGTTTTAATCCCGAATCGCTCAGCTACGACCGTATATCTTTTACAATCAAAACACGCATTATCCAGTTTTTTACCTATTTTATGGCAAGTGTTGCCATAGCAATCATTTATTATGTTCTGTTCTCAAGTTTCTTCAATTCTCCGAAGGAAAGGAAGCTTCTGCGTGAAAATGAACAGCTGAAAGTCAGGCTCGAGCTGTTCAACAAGAAACTGGATAATTTAAATGCAGTGCTGGAAGATTTACAGCAACGGGATGACAATATTTACCGGACGATTTTTGAAGCAAAGCCCATACCTAGGTCGGTCAGGGAAGCAGGAATCGGAGGTACTGACCGGTATGCTGACATGGAGGGGTATAGTTTTTCCGATCTGTTGATTGCTACGGCCAAGAAACTTGATAAGATCACCAAAAAGGTTTATATCCAGTCGAAGTCGTACGATGAAATTATCAAACTTGCTATGCGCAAGGAAGAAATGTTAAAGGCTTTGCCTGCCATCCAGCCCATATCCAACAAAGATCTTACACGAACCGCTTCAGGTTGGGGGTGGCGCATTCATCCGGTTTACAAAATAAAAAAGTTCCACTATGGTATGGATTTTACGGCACCGGTGGGTACGGAAATTTATGCAACCGGTGATGGGGTAGTGAAAGAACTCGAAGCATCGTATCGCGGATATGGCTGGAAAATTGTCATTGACCATGGATTTGGATATGAGACCTGGTATGCGCACTGCAGCGGATTTAATGTGAAGGTAGGTCAGCATGTAAAACGGGGCGATGTAATCGGATATGTCGGAAATACCGGACTTTCAACAGCTCCCCATTTGCACTATGAAGTGCACATTAACGGGGAGCCGGTAAATCCGATCAATTACTATTTCAATGATCTCAGTGCCGAAGAATATGACAAGCTGATTGAGATTTCCACCAATTCCAATCGGACATTCGACTGA
- the lysA gene encoding diaminopimelate decarboxylase: MALELVNNRYEIDGIPAAELCKKYGTPLFVYDTSIMQRQYNALAEAFKTCPLRIHYACKALSNLNVLRFFNQLGAGLDAVSLQEVELGIMAGFAPQDIMFTPNGVSFDEIKSAVEKGVRVNIDNLSILEQFGDAYGSGVPVGIRINPHIMAGGHDKISTGHIDSKFGISVHQIAHVHRIADAYNIRIHGIHMHTGSDILDPDVFMRGAEILLETARQFPDLEYIDFGSGFKVPYKPDDYFTDIQSFGQVLSKRFRQFSKEYGRKLELIFEPGKFLVSEAGFFFVKVNVIKQTTSTVFAGVDSGFNHLIRPMFYDAYHHILNISRPQKKPRLYTVVGYICETDTFAWNRRIPEIHEGDFLCFLNAGAYCYSMSSNYNSRLRPAEVMLYRGKDYLITRRETLDDLLRNQILYAFDPKENVLKKEEKTG; encoded by the coding sequence ATGGCACTCGAACTGGTGAATAACCGATACGAAATTGACGGGATTCCTGCCGCAGAATTGTGCAAAAAATACGGAACCCCCCTTTTTGTCTATGACACCTCCATCATGCAGCGCCAGTACAATGCACTGGCTGAAGCATTCAAGACCTGCCCTCTGCGCATTCATTATGCCTGCAAAGCGCTGAGCAACCTGAATGTATTGCGGTTTTTTAACCAGCTCGGAGCCGGCCTTGATGCGGTATCCCTTCAGGAGGTTGAACTGGGAATTATGGCCGGGTTTGCCCCCCAGGATATCATGTTTACACCCAACGGTGTTTCGTTTGACGAAATCAAATCAGCGGTTGAAAAAGGAGTACGGGTGAATATCGACAACCTGTCCATTCTGGAACAGTTCGGTGATGCCTACGGCTCCGGCGTTCCTGTCGGAATCAGAATCAACCCTCACATTATGGCAGGCGGACATGATAAAATATCTACCGGCCATATTGATTCAAAATTTGGGATATCCGTTCATCAGATTGCCCATGTGCACCGGATTGCAGACGCCTATAACATCCGGATTCATGGCATTCACATGCACACCGGCTCAGACATCCTTGATCCGGATGTGTTTATGAGAGGAGCCGAAATCCTGCTTGAAACAGCCCGCCAGTTTCCTGATCTGGAATATATCGACTTCGGAAGTGGTTTTAAGGTTCCCTATAAACCCGATGATTATTTCACTGACATTCAGTCGTTCGGCCAGGTACTATCAAAGCGTTTCCGGCAATTCAGCAAGGAATACGGCCGCAAACTCGAACTGATTTTTGAACCCGGAAAATTTCTCGTCAGCGAAGCAGGCTTCTTTTTTGTCAAGGTGAACGTCATCAAGCAAACAACTTCCACCGTTTTTGCCGGTGTTGATTCCGGATTCAACCACCTGATTCGCCCCATGTTTTACGATGCTTATCATCACATCCTCAATATATCGCGCCCGCAAAAAAAGCCACGCCTCTACACTGTGGTAGGTTATATATGCGAAACCGACACCTTTGCTTGGAACCGGCGTATTCCGGAAATTCATGAGGGGGATTTTCTCTGCTTCCTCAATGCAGGAGCATATTGCTACAGCATGTCGTCGAATTACAACAGCAGGCTCAGACCGGCCGAAGTAATGCTGTATCGGGGAAAAGATTATCTCATCACCCGGAGGGAAACCCTCGACGACCTGCTCAGAAATCAAATTCTTTATGCTTTCGACCCGAAAGAAAACGTCCTGAAGAAAGAGGAGAAAACAGGATAA
- a CDS encoding glycosyltransferase, which produces MQAVTDISVIIVNYNVRHFLEQCLNSVLKASHSLSTEIIVVDNASVDGSCHMVREKFPMVRLIENQQNVGFSRANNQGIRIASGKYILLLNPDTVIEEDTLEKCFRFMESHPDAGAMGVKMIDGKGNFLPESKRGFPTPMVSFWKITGLTSLFPRSRIFGRYYLGHLPSDQIHSIDILPGAFMFIRKEALEKTGLLDEEFFMYGEDIDLSWRIKQAGYENYYFPETTIIHYKGESTKKGSLNYVYTFYNAMMIFARKHFSSGSFRFFSLLIHMAIWIRAGFSALQRILFRISLPVADAAVIYLGYMLIRPFWEEFKFGQKNYYPPEYMQFVVPAYVFVWLVTVFYSGGYEPPVRLWRIIRGILAGSLFILVVYALLPASLRFSRALILLGTLWTLIALPLERIIMRLAGWKENALSFPKKKRIVVAGSYDEVQRVTSLLNETGLPFELAGYVSEKRTDNAKTDYLGTPEQLPEIIRVHAVDEIIFCARDIPSGKVIENMLRLSETRTEFKIAPEEGVSVIGSSSIDSPGAIYTLRYNLIARPSVRRIKRLMDSGIAFLLLLVFPFIAWIIPRPFRLLRNIFRVLAGKNTWVGYFSGIPDSAYQLPPLRPGILSPADLYESGKLSAELADTLNINYARDYRITRDLYIIAKAFRKLGR; this is translated from the coding sequence ATGCAGGCGGTGACCGATATTTCTGTTATCATTGTCAATTACAACGTTCGGCATTTTCTTGAGCAATGCCTTAATTCGGTATTAAAGGCATCACATTCCCTCTCAACAGAGATAATTGTTGTTGACAATGCCTCGGTTGACGGATCATGCCACATGGTAAGGGAGAAATTCCCCATGGTCAGGTTGATTGAAAATCAGCAAAACGTCGGCTTTTCCAGGGCCAACAATCAGGGCATCAGAATTGCCTCAGGCAAATACATTCTTTTGCTCAATCCCGATACGGTTATCGAAGAAGACACACTTGAAAAATGTTTCCGGTTCATGGAATCCCATCCGGATGCCGGAGCAATGGGTGTCAAAATGATCGATGGAAAAGGAAATTTTCTGCCGGAATCAAAAAGAGGATTCCCCACTCCTATGGTTTCTTTCTGGAAAATCACAGGTCTGACCTCTTTATTTCCCCGTTCACGTATTTTTGGGCGATACTACCTCGGCCACCTGCCTTCGGATCAGATTCATTCCATTGACATTCTGCCCGGTGCTTTTATGTTTATCCGTAAAGAGGCTCTGGAAAAAACCGGACTGCTCGATGAGGAATTCTTTATGTATGGCGAAGACATTGATCTTTCCTGGAGGATAAAACAGGCGGGCTATGAAAATTATTATTTTCCTGAAACAACTATCATTCATTACAAGGGAGAAAGCACCAAAAAGGGAAGCCTGAATTATGTGTATACTTTTTACAATGCCATGATGATTTTCGCCCGGAAGCACTTTTCTTCAGGCAGTTTCCGGTTTTTCTCCCTGCTGATCCACATGGCAATCTGGATCAGGGCAGGATTTTCGGCACTGCAGCGGATTCTTTTCCGCATCAGCCTGCCGGTAGCCGATGCTGCAGTAATATATCTTGGCTACATGCTGATCAGGCCTTTCTGGGAAGAATTCAAATTCGGGCAGAAGAACTATTATCCCCCTGAATACATGCAGTTTGTCGTTCCGGCCTATGTTTTTGTATGGCTGGTTACAGTGTTCTATTCCGGAGGCTATGAACCGCCGGTCAGGCTCTGGAGAATTATCCGGGGAATACTGGCAGGAAGCCTTTTCATTCTGGTGGTGTATGCCCTTCTTCCCGCTTCACTCCGGTTTTCCAGGGCGCTTATCCTGCTGGGAACCCTATGGACACTGATTGCCCTTCCTCTCGAAAGGATCATCATGCGGTTGGCCGGCTGGAAAGAAAATGCCCTCAGCTTCCCGAAAAAGAAAAGAATTGTTGTTGCCGGGTCATATGATGAAGTTCAGCGGGTTACTTCCCTCCTCAACGAAACAGGTCTGCCCTTTGAACTGGCGGGATATGTCTCTGAAAAACGAACCGATAATGCAAAAACAGATTACCTCGGAACACCTGAACAGCTTCCCGAAATTATCAGAGTGCATGCCGTTGACGAAATAATTTTCTGTGCCCGGGATATCCCTTCAGGTAAAGTAATTGAAAACATGCTCCGCCTGAGCGAAACACGAACAGAATTCAAAATTGCTCCGGAAGAAGGCGTATCTGTTATCGGCAGCAGCAGCATTGATTCCCCGGGAGCAATCTACACCCTGCGCTATAACCTGATAGCTCGTCCTTCGGTTCGGCGAATCAAGAGACTGATGGATTCCGGCATAGCTTTCCTCCTTCTGCTTGTTTTTCCTTTCATCGCCTGGATCATCCCACGGCCATTCCGCCTGCTCAGAAATATATTCCGTGTTTTGGCAGGTAAAAATACCTGGGTGGGGTATTTTTCCGGAATCCCTGATTCAGCCTACCAACTGCCCCCCCTGCGCCCCGGAATCCTCTCCCCTGCTGATCTGTACGAAAGCGGAAAACTTTCCGCCGAACTTGCCGATACGCTGAACATAAATTACGCCCGCGATTACCGGATTACCCGTGACCTTTATATAATTGCAAAAGCATTCAGAAAACTTGGCCGATAA
- the alaS gene encoding alanine--tRNA ligase, which translates to MNASEIRQKFLKFFEDKGHTIVSSAPIVLKNDPTLMFTNAGMNQFKDIFLGNQPAPHPRVANTQKCLRVSGKHNDLEEVGYDTYHHTMFEMLGNWSFGDYFKAEAIDWAWEFLTETLKLDPENLYATVFEGSDDEGIPFDEEAYTCWLKHLPAGKIIRGNRKDNFWEMGDTGPCGPCSEIHIDLRNEKERKETPGHLLVNTGDPRVIEIWNLVFIQFNRKANGSLEPLPMKHVDTGMGFERLCRVVQKKDSNYDTDLFRPIISETERLTGFLYGKEEKTDVAMRVIADHLRAISFCIADGQLPSNTKAGYVLRRILRRAVRYGYTFLKQEEPFIYKLVPSLVAVMGDTFPEIKKQQALVMKVVEEEENSFLRTLSTGIRLLQQIMDFQKESKVIPGNSAFELYDTYGFPLDLTELIAREQGFTVDRTGFELAMEEQKKRSRNATVVETGDWNIVHGNTEEGVFTGYDSLEEEVLITRYRVVKAKNKEQVHLVLNKTPFYAESGGQVGDSGTLISGSEQIRILNTFHENNLIIHQADRLPAHPESVFHARVDEEKRKMTACNHSATHLLHYALRQVLGKHVEQKGSLVEPERLRFDFSHFKKMTPEEIRKTEQMVNEMIRRNVARNEIRSTTMDKAREMGAMALFGEKYGSSVRVIRFGESVELCGGTHVDSTASIGLFKITTETSIAAGIRRIEAVTGKAAEDFIYERMDLLDTLLSKLNNPKNPVTILEQILDENSRLRKIAESFQAERAARLQKELLASAARIGEISMVAEKIQADTPALLKDIAFPLAHASEKTIMLLGTELDGKAHLALMISNDLVKKLNLNAAVLIKELASEINGGGGGQPFFATAGGSNPGGLPNAFQRMKAIVETKLAN; encoded by the coding sequence ATGAACGCTTCGGAGATTCGGCAGAAGTTTTTGAAATTTTTTGAGGATAAGGGACATACAATTGTTTCCTCTGCTCCCATAGTACTCAAGAATGATCCTACCCTGATGTTTACCAATGCCGGCATGAATCAGTTCAAGGACATATTCCTTGGTAACCAGCCTGCACCGCATCCCCGCGTTGCAAATACGCAGAAGTGTTTGCGCGTATCGGGCAAACATAACGACCTGGAAGAAGTAGGATATGACACCTACCACCACACAATGTTTGAGATGCTTGGGAACTGGTCGTTTGGGGACTATTTCAAGGCGGAGGCCATCGACTGGGCCTGGGAATTTCTTACCGAAACCCTGAAGCTTGACCCGGAAAACCTGTATGCGACTGTTTTTGAAGGAAGCGACGATGAAGGAATCCCTTTCGATGAAGAGGCATACACCTGCTGGCTCAAACATCTTCCTGCCGGAAAAATTATCAGGGGGAACCGTAAGGACAATTTCTGGGAAATGGGAGATACAGGGCCTTGCGGGCCATGTTCCGAAATTCATATTGATCTGCGAAACGAAAAGGAACGAAAGGAAACCCCCGGCCATCTTCTGGTGAATACCGGAGATCCCAGGGTTATTGAAATCTGGAACCTGGTTTTTATTCAGTTCAACAGAAAAGCCAATGGCTCTCTTGAGCCGTTGCCCATGAAGCATGTGGATACCGGAATGGGATTTGAACGATTGTGCCGTGTTGTTCAGAAAAAAGATTCCAACTACGATACCGACCTGTTCAGGCCGATCATTTCGGAAACCGAACGCCTTACCGGTTTTCTTTATGGAAAAGAGGAAAAGACCGATGTAGCTATGCGGGTGATTGCCGACCACCTGAGGGCTATTTCATTTTGTATTGCCGATGGCCAGCTTCCTTCCAACACCAAAGCGGGATATGTTTTGCGACGCATTCTGCGCCGTGCCGTGCGTTATGGATACACTTTCCTGAAACAGGAAGAACCTTTCATTTACAAACTGGTGCCCTCCCTGGTGGCGGTTATGGGCGACACCTTTCCCGAAATCAAAAAACAACAGGCACTGGTAATGAAAGTCGTGGAAGAAGAAGAAAATTCCTTTCTCCGCACCCTTTCAACCGGGATACGCCTGCTGCAGCAAATAATGGATTTCCAAAAGGAAAGCAAGGTAATCCCTGGCAACAGTGCCTTTGAACTTTACGACACCTACGGATTTCCTCTCGACCTTACCGAACTGATTGCCCGGGAACAGGGATTTACCGTTGATCGCACCGGCTTTGAACTGGCCATGGAAGAACAGAAAAAACGGTCACGAAATGCCACTGTTGTGGAAACAGGCGACTGGAATATTGTGCATGGCAATACCGAAGAAGGGGTATTTACCGGATATGACAGTCTGGAAGAGGAGGTACTGATAACAAGGTACAGGGTGGTGAAGGCTAAGAATAAAGAACAGGTGCACCTGGTGCTGAACAAAACCCCCTTTTATGCAGAAAGCGGCGGACAGGTGGGCGACAGCGGAACCCTCATCTCCGGCTCGGAGCAAATCAGAATTCTGAACACCTTCCACGAGAACAATCTGATTATTCATCAGGCCGACCGTCTGCCGGCGCATCCCGAATCAGTCTTTCATGCCAGAGTGGACGAAGAAAAAAGAAAAATGACAGCCTGCAATCACTCTGCCACCCATCTTCTTCATTATGCCCTCCGGCAGGTGCTTGGAAAGCATGTAGAACAAAAAGGCTCGCTTGTCGAACCGGAAAGACTGCGTTTCGACTTCAGCCATTTCAAAAAGATGACCCCCGAAGAGATCCGGAAAACGGAACAAATGGTCAACGAAATGATCCGCCGGAACGTTGCCCGGAATGAAATCCGTTCCACTACCATGGACAAGGCCCGGGAAATGGGAGCTATGGCGCTGTTCGGAGAAAAGTACGGATCATCAGTACGTGTAATCCGCTTCGGCGAATCGGTTGAATTATGCGGAGGAACTCATGTTGACTCAACTGCTTCCATCGGACTGTTCAAGATAACCACCGAAACATCCATCGCTGCCGGTATCCGACGCATTGAAGCCGTAACCGGAAAAGCTGCCGAGGATTTTATCTATGAACGAATGGACCTGCTCGACACCCTGCTTTCAAAACTGAACAACCCCAAAAATCCGGTTACCATCCTTGAACAGATCCTGGATGAAAATTCCCGGTTGCGTAAAATAGCCGAAAGCTTCCAGGCTGAGCGGGCCGCCAGGCTTCAGAAAGAATTGCTGGCCTCAGCCGCAAGGATTGGCGAAATCAGCATGGTAGCTGAAAAAATTCAGGCCGATACTCCGGCTCTGCTGAAAGATATTGCTTTTCCCCTGGCCCATGCCTCGGAGAAAACCATCATGCTTCTGGGAACCGAACTGGACGGCAAGGCACATCTGGCCCTCATGATTTCAAACGACCTGGTAAAAAAACTGAACCTGAATGCTGCCGTTCTGATTAAAGAACTGGCTTCAGAAATAAACGGAGGCGGAGGCGGTCAGCCATTTTTCGCCACCGCAGGAGGCAGCAACCCCGGCGGATTACCCAATGCCTTTCAGCGCATGAAAGCCATTGTGGAAACAAAACTTGCAAATTAG
- a CDS encoding sodium:solute symporter, with the protein MSPAEVFAVLLFYFALLLLVAWVTSRKASNFGFFLGNRKSPWYVVAIGMIGSSISGVTFVSVPGWVASTQFSYLQMVLGYLLGYAIIAGFLLPLYYRLNLTSIYGYLEQRFGKKSYKTGAVFFLISRTIGSAFRLYLMASVLQVTIFSRLQVPFWITVVITLALILLYTFRGGIKTIIWTDMLQALLFTGAVVVCIIAVAREMHLDFSGIVTSIADSKYSRIFFFDEWTGKHFIQQFLSGAFIAIAMTGLDQDMMQKNLSCRNLKEAQKNMYWYSFALVPVNLLFLSLGALLYIYADWKNIPRPALSDDFFPMMVSQGYLPHFASIMFMLGIIAAAYSSADSALTALTTSFTVDILNAGGKTEQELKRIRQRVHIFITLVLLVIILLFRAINNQSVISAIFTVAGYTYGPLLGFYAFGLLTRWKIRDAYAPWVAIASPVLCLLLERLLSVWLTSYRLGYELLILNGLLTFAGLYLLRIRNQKE; encoded by the coding sequence ATGTCACCTGCCGAAGTATTTGCAGTCCTTCTTTTTTATTTTGCCCTTCTTTTGCTGGTTGCATGGGTCACTTCCAGAAAGGCAAGCAATTTTGGTTTTTTTCTGGGAAACCGTAAGTCACCCTGGTATGTAGTAGCAATAGGAATGATCGGGAGTTCGATTTCGGGAGTTACCTTTGTTTCTGTTCCCGGCTGGGTTGCCTCCACACAGTTTTCGTACCTGCAGATGGTACTGGGGTATTTGCTGGGGTATGCCATTATAGCTGGTTTTCTGTTGCCGCTTTATTACCGCCTCAATCTGACTTCCATCTACGGATATCTTGAGCAGCGTTTTGGAAAAAAAAGTTACAAAACCGGAGCTGTATTTTTTCTGATTTCCCGCACGATTGGTTCAGCTTTTCGTCTTTATCTGATGGCCAGTGTCCTGCAGGTTACCATTTTCAGCAGGCTTCAGGTACCCTTCTGGATTACAGTGGTAATAACGCTGGCCCTGATTCTGCTGTATACTTTCAGGGGAGGAATCAAAACGATTATCTGGACAGATATGCTGCAGGCTTTGCTGTTTACAGGAGCAGTGGTTGTATGTATTATCGCCGTGGCCAGGGAAATGCATCTGGATTTTTCCGGTATTGTCACATCAATTGCAGATAGCAAATATTCCCGTATTTTCTTTTTCGATGAATGGACCGGGAAGCATTTTATTCAGCAGTTTCTCAGTGGTGCATTTATAGCAATTGCCATGACGGGGCTTGATCAGGATATGATGCAGAAAAATCTGAGCTGCCGGAATCTGAAAGAGGCCCAGAAAAATATGTACTGGTACAGTTTTGCCCTGGTTCCGGTCAATCTTCTTTTTCTTTCGCTGGGTGCGCTTCTGTATATTTATGCCGACTGGAAGAATATTCCCCGTCCGGCCCTCTCGGATGATTTCTTTCCTATGATGGTCAGTCAGGGTTATCTTCCTCATTTTGCTTCTATTATGTTTATGCTGGGGATAATAGCAGCGGCTTATTCCAGTGCTGATTCCGCCCTGACTGCATTGACTACTTCATTTACGGTTGACATTCTGAACGCCGGAGGAAAAACCGAACAGGAACTGAAACGCATACGGCAGAGAGTGCACATTTTTATTACCTTGGTATTGCTTGTCATAATTCTGCTTTTCAGGGCAATAAACAACCAGAGTGTTATCAGTGCTATCTTTACAGTGGCGGGTTATACTTACGGCCCACTTCTGGGATTTTATGCTTTCGGATTGTTGACACGGTGGAAGATCCGCGACGCCTATGCGCCCTGGGTGGCTATCGCATCACCGGTGCTTTGCCTCCTGCTTGAACGCCTTCTTTCGGTTTGGCTTACATCTTACCGGCTCGGGTATGAACTTCTCATCCTGAACGGCCTGCTGACATTTGCTGGCCTGTACCTTTTGCGCATCAGAAACCAGAAGGAATGA
- a CDS encoding long-chain fatty acid--CoA ligase: MEITRTFDILDNYLVRFPEKQDALAAKKNGSWITFSSKEYVKNANYVSCGLLQLGISKGDRILSVSNNRPEWNFLDMGMSQIGAVHVPVYPTISREEYQYILQHCEPKIIVVSDKSLHDKIRPIAENLLPGTTIFTFNDVPGARNFDEILRLGESSEAEYLPRVQEIKKSITPDDLLTIIYTSGTTGNPKGVMLSHRNVVTNAKGARNIHWYNNQHKMLSFLPICHVFERTINYHVQMEGIGIYYAENLGTIGDNLREVKPELMISVPRLIEKVYDKIIGTGKSLPYIKKQIFFWAVNLGLKYDYVLKGSPFYRLQLALARKLVFSKWQASLGGNLGLIVVGGAALQPRLSRIFGAAGIPTVEGYGLTESSPVIAANNMRTGEVRVGTVGPVFENVEVRIAEDGEILTKGPCVMMGYYKDPEKTKEAIDEEGWLHTGDIGILVEGKYLKITDRKKEIFKLSSGKYIAPQSIENMLKESMFIEQVMVIGENQKFASALIAPNFSFLHNWAFLHHVNFHDNNDLISNPQVVARYQKEIARYNKQLGEHERIKRFRLVADEWSPQTGELSPTLKLKRRVLLEKYSNLIDEIFSVDKDDILDA; the protein is encoded by the coding sequence ATGGAAATTACCCGCACCTTTGACATTCTTGACAATTACCTTGTCAGGTTTCCCGAAAAACAGGATGCCCTGGCGGCAAAGAAAAACGGATCGTGGATAACCTTTAGCAGCAAAGAATATGTAAAAAATGCCAATTATGTAAGCTGTGGGCTTTTGCAACTTGGTATTTCGAAAGGTGACAGAATCCTGAGCGTTTCCAATAACCGCCCTGAATGGAATTTCCTTGACATGGGAATGAGCCAGATCGGAGCGGTGCACGTTCCGGTTTATCCAACCATCAGCAGGGAAGAATACCAGTACATTCTGCAACATTGCGAACCAAAGATCATAGTGGTTTCTGATAAATCACTGCATGATAAAATCCGGCCCATTGCCGAAAACCTTCTTCCCGGGACCACCATCTTTACATTCAATGATGTGCCCGGAGCACGAAACTTCGATGAGATTCTCCGGCTCGGAGAGTCGTCTGAAGCAGAATACCTGCCCAGGGTTCAGGAAATAAAAAAATCCATCACCCCTGATGACCTTCTTACCATTATATATACGAGCGGCACAACAGGCAACCCCAAAGGAGTGATGCTGTCGCACCGGAATGTTGTTACCAATGCCAAAGGAGCCCGCAATATTCACTGGTACAACAATCAGCACAAAATGCTCAGTTTCCTTCCCATCTGCCATGTTTTTGAACGCACCATAAATTATCATGTTCAGATGGAAGGGATTGGGATTTACTATGCAGAAAATCTCGGAACCATTGGCGATAACCTGCGTGAGGTGAAGCCGGAACTCATGATCTCGGTGCCACGGCTTATCGAAAAGGTTTATGATAAAATTATTGGCACAGGCAAATCCCTTCCCTACATCAAAAAACAAATTTTCTTCTGGGCGGTCAATCTGGGACTTAAATATGACTATGTGCTGAAAGGTAGTCCTTTTTACAGGCTTCAGCTTGCCCTGGCACGGAAACTGGTATTCAGCAAATGGCAGGCATCACTGGGAGGAAATCTCGGGCTTATTGTCGTTGGTGGTGCAGCACTTCAGCCAAGGCTTTCACGGATATTCGGAGCGGCAGGAATACCAACCGTCGAAGGATACGGACTTACCGAAAGCTCTCCGGTAATTGCCGCCAACAATATGCGTACGGGCGAAGTCCGTGTTGGAACCGTCGGACCAGTTTTTGAAAATGTTGAGGTACGGATCGCTGAAGATGGTGAAATCCTCACAAAAGGCCCCTGCGTAATGATGGGCTATTACAAAGATCCGGAAAAAACAAAGGAAGCCATTGACGAGGAAGGCTGGCTCCATACGGGCGATATCGGTATTCTGGTAGAGGGAAAATACCTGAAAATTACCGACAGGAAAAAAGAAATCTTCAAGCTCTCCAGCGGTAAATATATTGCACCCCAGTCTATCGAAAACATGCTCAAGGAATCGATGTTCATTGAACAGGTCATGGTAATAGGTGAAAACCAGAAATTTGCCAGTGCCCTCATCGCTCCGAATTTTTCGTTCCTCCACAACTGGGCATTTCTCCATCACGTTAATTTCCACGACAACAATGACCTGATCAGCAATCCCCAGGTGGTTGCCAGATATCAGAAAGAAATTGCCCGCTATAACAAGCAGCTTGGCGAACATGAACGAATCAAGCGTTTCAGGCTGGTGGCTGATGAATGGTCTCCTCAGACCGGGGAACTATCCCCTACCCTTAAACTCAAGCGCAGGGTCCTGCTGGAAAAATACAGCAACCTGATCGACGAAATCTTCAGTGTCGACAAGGATGATATTCTGGATGCCTGA